One Yimella lutea DNA window includes the following coding sequences:
- a CDS encoding acyltransferase family protein, with the protein MRRFPMLDGLRLLAAGLVLVSHVAFWTGASGIDVSGPLLARGDSGVAVFFAISAFLLLRPYFGRDVDLRRYVVHRAARILPAYFVALAAVWLVLFLRTGSVGGAIDVVAHLFLLQGYTGADYQAFTQTWSLTTEVTFYALVPFVGPVLARLARRDVRRTLLLLAAVALVGVLAQALATAGTAARATTWPGVLATSVIGHASWFAAGATLAVLMSGAGRTWLAGRVPAPSASMLFSTAALTYLLASLPWAGPVDLTAPTVSQAIVKELLYTAFAFLALAAATRPAGDEAAERVHRSPALRLAGDLSYAVFLWHVLVLQVLYLVAGWPLFAGGFGWMLFAVVTVTGMIAYASALLIEQPVMKRWASKPTTAPDDGTVLPSRSR; encoded by the coding sequence ATGCGCAGATTCCCGATGCTTGACGGGCTGCGGTTGCTGGCTGCAGGTCTGGTGCTGGTCTCCCACGTGGCCTTCTGGACGGGAGCGTCCGGGATCGATGTCAGCGGCCCGTTGCTGGCGCGGGGCGACAGCGGAGTCGCGGTGTTCTTCGCCATCTCGGCATTCCTGCTGCTGCGCCCCTACTTCGGGCGCGACGTCGACCTGCGTCGGTACGTCGTGCACCGCGCGGCACGGATCCTGCCGGCATACTTCGTCGCGCTGGCCGCCGTCTGGCTGGTGCTGTTCCTGCGGACGGGCTCGGTCGGCGGCGCGATCGATGTCGTGGCGCACCTGTTCCTCCTGCAGGGTTACACAGGCGCCGACTACCAGGCGTTCACCCAGACCTGGAGCCTGACTACCGAGGTCACGTTCTACGCGCTCGTGCCGTTCGTCGGACCGGTGTTGGCGCGTCTCGCACGACGCGACGTCCGGCGAACGCTTCTCCTTCTCGCTGCGGTCGCCCTCGTCGGCGTGCTCGCTCAGGCACTCGCGACGGCCGGCACGGCGGCACGCGCCACCACGTGGCCGGGAGTCCTGGCCACCAGCGTGATCGGTCACGCCTCGTGGTTCGCCGCCGGTGCAACGCTGGCCGTACTGATGTCCGGAGCCGGACGAACGTGGCTCGCCGGTCGCGTCCCGGCGCCGTCCGCGAGCATGTTGTTCTCGACCGCAGCGCTGACCTATCTCCTCGCGTCCCTCCCGTGGGCCGGACCGGTCGACCTCACGGCGCCGACGGTGTCACAGGCGATCGTGAAGGAATTGCTCTACACCGCGTTCGCGTTTCTGGCGCTCGCGGCCGCGACCCGCCCGGCCGGCGACGAAGCTGCCGAGCGAGTGCATCGCTCCCCCGCGCTGCGCCTGGCAGGCGATCTGTCGTATGCCGTGTTCCTCTGGCACGTCCTGGTGCTGCAGGTGCTCTACCTGGTAGCAGGATGGCCTTTGTTCGCAGGCGGATTCGGCTGGATGTTGTTCGCTGTAGTCACCGTGACGGGCATGATCGCCTATGCCTCGGCCCTACTCATCGAACAGCCGGTGATGAAACGGTGGGCCTCGAAACCGACGACTGCCCCGGACGACGGAACGGTACTTCCGTCGCGATCACGGTGA
- a CDS encoding alpha-(1->3)-arabinofuranosyltransferase domain-containing protein — MSVRTERATRARFYDRVWLLAIALIPWLVQPGRIQPDTKVDLTIAPWAYLGRSLDAWNGHNGLGELQNQAYGYLFPMGPVFGVGHSLGLPTWVVQRIWWTLLIVVAFTGVRALIRRWEIAGPTASLVGATAYALSPRVLTLLSDHSVEAWPGAVAPWLLLAAGGFCDPRIRGRALLAPVARLGLLVAALGGVNATASAVAVVPALILLAVHPVGRRRILLLLLAAALGGLWWVLPLFVLGGYAYPFLDYIETASITTAVTSVPNTLRGANNWIAYILDAEGHPSWQGGWIVAQSLTAIVLTSLVAALGVVGVLRLRGVVRRFALVSVVLGTLVMVVGHPGFAGAPFADAVRGLLDGPLVVFRNVHKIDLLIRLPLALGLAGLVGSSAHLRGRDLFERRIRAGAVAAVTLLALVPLWQGRVGSDASYSAVPASWQRAAKTVDRLSGDEGSTLLLPSSRTASYTWGRSTDEPLSAMANSPVVVRASAPLGHPVATRMLDAIDALAASGESQPALAESLARMGIRTVVVRRDLAGNAGAGSWENVEKTLAASPGLAEVAGERDKHRSIWRVAPTPVERTAARVVMSGGSEALPAALATGAITRDIATVLSADTREPAGLVTDSGGWRVYHNGAPAQLAYGPTLPASDPSPGVAGSKDLPPPVPAQARPHRQLIGLRALAASSSAADPFAKAPVSVAHSQYAAIDGDPRTTWLTGDHETTATYDLELDAPSDGGRMRVGVATGQGLTVPAQITVNGQSRHPAAQHADFSIARGTTTIRVSLRAPDGAAKPVMGLNEVSLDGVAIGSIVVVPDGVDLRTGALLLGADVTAATVPSRAGEEEVLRRRVRIEAGGRVPLSVWVRTAEAGGSGCGAAGSVTLGASKLPLRFAAGATGTLRRAVPCFSERVDVPPGGLDIRVDPAEGAQVEHLLLGSPPRGEQQPLFVTTHGANPGWTARGRTSLTVDGWRQAYAPGEGAVREMFAPTAWHRAGLLVGLLCVLLLAAVAFITRRVDATSSFDGVEDEPETHRAGPVRSALLGAVVGGLAAGPVGVLVGLGAAASPRRLRPLVAALAMTLAGLALAFGGVVDQRSWGAAAGQVLGTLTLTVIATEVPFRRPGQSSVSRPTVSSPAVR, encoded by the coding sequence ATGAGCGTTCGGACGGAGCGTGCAACGAGGGCTCGCTTCTACGATCGGGTCTGGCTCCTCGCGATCGCGCTCATCCCGTGGCTCGTCCAACCCGGCCGCATCCAGCCCGACACCAAGGTCGACCTCACGATCGCCCCCTGGGCTTACCTCGGACGCTCGTTGGACGCATGGAACGGGCACAACGGGCTCGGGGAGTTGCAGAACCAGGCCTACGGGTACCTCTTCCCGATGGGGCCGGTCTTCGGCGTCGGGCATTCGCTCGGTCTGCCGACGTGGGTCGTCCAACGGATCTGGTGGACCCTGCTGATCGTCGTCGCGTTCACCGGCGTCAGAGCACTGATCCGTCGCTGGGAAATCGCCGGGCCGACGGCATCGCTGGTCGGCGCGACCGCGTACGCGCTCTCACCCCGGGTGCTCACCTTGTTGTCCGATCACTCGGTCGAGGCCTGGCCGGGGGCCGTCGCGCCCTGGTTGTTACTGGCGGCCGGCGGGTTCTGCGACCCGCGGATTCGCGGCCGTGCGCTTCTCGCGCCGGTTGCGCGACTCGGGCTCCTGGTCGCAGCACTCGGCGGGGTGAACGCGACAGCGTCCGCGGTGGCGGTGGTGCCGGCCCTCATCCTGCTGGCCGTCCATCCGGTGGGCCGACGGCGAATACTGTTGCTGCTGCTCGCCGCCGCGCTCGGCGGTCTGTGGTGGGTGTTGCCGCTGTTCGTGCTGGGCGGCTATGCCTATCCGTTCCTTGACTACATCGAGACGGCCTCGATCACGACCGCGGTCACCTCGGTGCCCAACACGCTGCGTGGTGCGAACAACTGGATCGCCTACATCCTGGACGCCGAGGGCCACCCGTCCTGGCAGGGCGGGTGGATCGTCGCGCAGTCTCTCACCGCGATCGTCCTGACGAGTCTGGTCGCGGCGCTCGGGGTGGTGGGGGTACTGCGCCTACGGGGGGTGGTGCGCCGGTTCGCGCTGGTCAGCGTTGTCCTCGGCACGCTGGTCATGGTCGTCGGTCACCCGGGCTTCGCCGGCGCACCCTTCGCGGACGCCGTCCGCGGCTTGCTCGACGGACCCCTGGTCGTGTTCCGCAATGTCCACAAGATCGACCTGCTCATCCGCCTGCCCCTGGCGCTCGGGCTGGCGGGTCTGGTGGGCTCGTCGGCACACCTGCGCGGACGCGACCTGTTCGAGCGCAGGATACGTGCCGGTGCCGTCGCGGCGGTCACGCTGCTCGCTCTCGTGCCCCTGTGGCAAGGACGGGTCGGTTCCGACGCGTCGTACAGCGCCGTACCCGCGTCCTGGCAGCGAGCCGCCAAGACCGTGGACCGGCTGTCCGGCGATGAGGGGTCCACGCTGTTGCTCCCGTCGTCGCGTACGGCGTCCTACACCTGGGGACGGTCCACCGACGAACCGCTGTCCGCGATGGCCAACAGTCCGGTTGTAGTGCGCGCCTCCGCACCGCTGGGTCATCCGGTGGCGACGAGGATGTTGGACGCAATCGACGCGCTGGCTGCGTCCGGTGAATCGCAGCCCGCGCTCGCAGAATCGTTGGCGCGCATGGGGATCCGCACCGTCGTCGTCCGGCGTGATCTTGCGGGCAATGCCGGGGCCGGCTCATGGGAGAACGTCGAGAAAACCCTCGCCGCGTCACCCGGACTGGCCGAGGTGGCGGGGGAGCGCGACAAGCACCGCTCCATCTGGCGGGTCGCACCCACGCCGGTCGAGCGAACCGCGGCGCGGGTGGTGATGTCCGGTGGATCCGAAGCGCTGCCCGCCGCTCTTGCCACCGGAGCGATCACCCGTGACATCGCGACCGTGCTGTCGGCCGACACGCGTGAGCCGGCCGGCCTCGTCACCGACTCCGGCGGCTGGCGGGTCTATCACAACGGCGCGCCCGCTCAACTCGCCTACGGTCCGACCCTTCCGGCATCCGACCCGTCTCCGGGCGTGGCGGGATCCAAGGACCTCCCACCGCCGGTGCCGGCCCAGGCGCGACCGCATCGTCAACTCATCGGCCTGCGAGCCCTTGCCGCCAGTTCCAGTGCGGCGGACCCGTTCGCGAAAGCCCCTGTCTCGGTTGCGCATTCGCAGTACGCGGCGATCGACGGTGACCCGCGGACGACCTGGCTCACCGGCGATCACGAGACGACGGCCACCTACGACCTTGAACTCGACGCACCCTCCGACGGTGGGCGGATGCGAGTCGGCGTGGCCACCGGACAAGGGTTGACCGTGCCGGCGCAGATCACGGTGAACGGTCAGTCACGACACCCGGCAGCGCAACACGCGGACTTCTCCATCGCCCGGGGCACGACCACGATCCGGGTGTCCCTGCGGGCACCGGACGGTGCTGCGAAACCGGTGATGGGCTTGAACGAGGTTTCGCTCGACGGCGTTGCCATCGGCTCGATCGTCGTCGTCCCGGACGGGGTCGATCTGCGGACAGGCGCGCTGCTGCTCGGAGCCGACGTGACCGCTGCGACGGTGCCCTCCCGTGCGGGCGAGGAAGAGGTGCTCCGTCGGCGCGTGCGCATCGAGGCGGGTGGCCGAGTGCCGTTGTCCGTGTGGGTGCGGACTGCCGAAGCCGGTGGATCAGGTTGTGGCGCCGCCGGATCCGTGACCCTGGGTGCTTCCAAGCTCCCGCTCCGCTTCGCCGCAGGAGCGACCGGGACGCTGCGTCGTGCCGTCCCGTGCTTCTCGGAGCGGGTCGACGTGCCGCCCGGCGGACTGGACATCCGGGTCGATCCCGCCGAGGGTGCGCAGGTCGAGCACCTGCTCCTCGGATCCCCACCCCGCGGTGAACAGCAACCGCTGTTCGTCACGACGCACGGTGCCAACCCGGGTTGGACCGCGCGGGGGAGAACCAGCCTGACGGTGGACGGCTGGCGGCAGGCGTACGCCCCGGGTGAGGGTGCCGTGCGGGAGATGTTCGCTCCGACCGCCTGGCATCGCGCAGGGCTGCTGGTCGGACTCCTGTGCGTCCTGCTCCTGGCAGCGGTCGCCTTCATCACCCGACGGGTGGACGCGACGTCTTCGTTCGACGGCGTCGAGGACGAGCCTGAAACACACAGAGCCGGCCCGGTTCGCAGCGCGCTGCTCGGCGCTGTTGTCGGTGGCCTCGCCGCCGGTCCGGTGGGCGTCCTCGTCGGCCTCGGTGCAGCGGCGTCACCCCGGCGTCTGCGACCGCTCGTCGCGGCGCTCGCCATGACTCTCGCCGGGCTGGCGCTCGCGTTCGGGGGAGTGGTGGATCAGCGTTCCTGGGGAGCGGCAGCCGGCCAGGTGCTGGGTACGCTCACGCTCACCGTGATCGCGACGGAAGTACCGTTCCGTCGTCCGGGGCAGTCGTCGGTTTCGAGGCCCACCGTTTCATCACCGGCTGTTCGATGA
- a CDS encoding class I SAM-dependent methyltransferase, which produces MRLFRAFRLEQTRPEVFYGALAQDSVQLLDEWVKFDDVLVLDVGAGPAEFAREFRAAGARYVPIDHDVNVPSVHDGGVVATAAALPFADGTADVVFSSNVWEHVAEPERVADELVRVTKPGGTILLSYTNWLSPWGGHETSPWHWLGGDRAARRYERKHGHRPKNLVDDTLFRVSVRQGLDWAQSHPDLEVLAARPRYLPDWAAHLVTVPGVREVLTWNLLLILRRRPDHR; this is translated from the coding sequence GTGCGTTTGTTCCGCGCCTTCCGACTCGAGCAGACCCGCCCCGAAGTGTTCTACGGCGCCCTGGCTCAGGACTCCGTGCAGTTGTTGGACGAGTGGGTGAAATTCGACGACGTCCTCGTCCTCGACGTGGGGGCCGGACCGGCCGAGTTCGCACGTGAATTCCGTGCTGCCGGAGCCAGATACGTGCCCATCGATCATGACGTGAACGTTCCCTCGGTGCACGACGGTGGGGTCGTCGCGACTGCTGCCGCTCTGCCGTTCGCCGACGGCACCGCCGATGTCGTGTTCAGCAGCAACGTCTGGGAACACGTCGCGGAACCGGAACGGGTCGCCGACGAACTGGTCCGGGTGACCAAACCCGGCGGGACGATTCTGCTGTCGTACACCAACTGGTTGTCACCCTGGGGCGGACACGAGACGTCTCCTTGGCACTGGCTCGGCGGTGACCGCGCAGCGCGCCGGTACGAGCGCAAGCACGGCCACCGACCCAAGAACCTGGTCGACGACACTCTGTTCCGGGTCAGCGTCCGGCAGGGACTGGACTGGGCGCAGTCGCACCCGGACCTCGAGGTGCTGGCCGCCCGTCCGCGCTATCTTCCGGACTGGGCGGCGCACCTGGTGACGGTGCCCGGCGTGCGCGAAGTGTTGACCTGGAACCTGTTGTTGATCCTTCGGCGGCGACCGGACCACCGATGA
- a CDS encoding class I SAM-dependent methyltransferase: MLQQCTACGHLTRDLAAAPAAHRDQAYGGEPTLDKARLALTYREMVRSSVPDSVFEIGFGTGSMLRRFLDVGATVAGADPDQLGLRVDEVVRQHGDLYACPVEEIPHGSVAVDLVFGIHVLEHVIDPAKTLRIAHALLKPGGQVQFFTPAGDSAGLTAYGSAWWMLEDPTHVRFFTAASAEQALRAAGFIDIEVRRPLLDSLSTDIASVARRFARKSTPHGVLASKAVLGAAAATAPLVIAGRAVVPAMRPTLQLIARRPR; encoded by the coding sequence GTGCTCCAGCAGTGCACCGCATGTGGTCATCTGACGCGTGACCTGGCGGCAGCACCGGCCGCTCACCGCGATCAGGCGTACGGCGGGGAGCCCACGCTCGACAAGGCACGTCTCGCCCTGACCTACCGCGAGATGGTGCGCTCCAGCGTCCCGGACTCCGTCTTCGAGATCGGCTTCGGCACCGGGTCGATGCTGCGCCGTTTCCTGGACGTCGGTGCCACGGTCGCCGGCGCGGACCCCGACCAGTTGGGTCTGAGGGTCGACGAGGTCGTGCGGCAGCACGGCGACCTGTATGCCTGCCCGGTCGAGGAGATCCCGCACGGATCGGTGGCGGTCGACCTGGTCTTCGGCATCCACGTACTGGAGCACGTCATCGACCCGGCGAAGACGCTGCGCATCGCCCACGCCCTGCTGAAGCCGGGTGGCCAGGTGCAGTTCTTCACGCCGGCCGGGGACAGCGCCGGCCTGACGGCCTACGGATCCGCGTGGTGGATGCTGGAGGACCCCACTCACGTTCGCTTCTTCACCGCTGCCAGCGCGGAGCAGGCGTTGCGAGCGGCCGGATTCATCGACATCGAGGTGCGCCGACCGCTGCTCGACAGCCTGTCCACGGACATCGCTTCGGTCGCTCGCAGGTTCGCCCGCAAGTCGACCCCGCACGGGGTCCTTGCCTCCAAGGCGGTCCTGGGGGCCGCCGCGGCCACCGCACCCCTGGTGATCGCCGGACGAGCGGTGGTGCCGGCGATGCGGCCCACGCTCCAGCTGATCGCGCGTCGTCCCCGATGA
- a CDS encoding glycosyltransferase family 4 protein produces the protein MRTSQVAAQSAPLRVLYLSWRDRDNPEAGGAEVFTERTSEVMSDLGAQVTIFASKFTGGRSHDRHGNVRVIRQGGRFGCYLAGLAHLVRHRDDYDVVLDVQNGVPFWAPLVSKVPVINVTHHVHKDQWPVIFGPRIARLGWFLESRIAPRVYRGSRYITVSRATQDDLGDLGINVADIDLVYSGNDLPDDYDSYELVPRTQHPSMVVVCRLVPHKQVELAIDVLAQLRDQIPDLTLDIVGSGYWRAELERHAQAREVADRVLFHGFVDENTKHTLLARAWLSLMPSHKEGWGLTIVEAGLHGTPTIAFAHAGGPSESIVHGISGLLAQDIHDMTEQVRVLLTHHDLREELGRGARKHARGFSWEAAGEQVHQVALSVLGRGSRPATPSTARVNFKRIDQIVREYEIERSLSRTHA, from the coding sequence GTGAGAACGTCCCAAGTCGCCGCGCAGTCCGCGCCGCTTCGGGTCCTCTACCTCTCGTGGCGCGATCGTGACAACCCCGAAGCAGGCGGCGCGGAGGTGTTCACCGAGCGGACCAGCGAAGTCATGTCCGACCTCGGCGCCCAGGTCACCATCTTCGCCAGCAAGTTCACAGGTGGACGCTCGCACGACCGGCACGGCAATGTGCGTGTCATTCGGCAAGGTGGCCGATTCGGCTGCTACCTCGCCGGGTTGGCGCACCTGGTGCGTCACCGAGACGACTACGACGTGGTCCTCGACGTGCAGAACGGGGTGCCGTTCTGGGCTCCCCTGGTGTCAAAGGTGCCGGTGATCAACGTGACCCACCACGTACACAAGGACCAGTGGCCGGTGATCTTCGGGCCGAGGATCGCGCGACTCGGCTGGTTCCTGGAATCCAGGATCGCCCCGCGCGTCTATCGCGGAAGCCGGTACATCACGGTCTCCAGAGCGACGCAGGACGATCTGGGGGATCTCGGCATCAACGTCGCCGACATCGACCTCGTCTACTCCGGCAATGATCTGCCGGACGACTACGACTCCTACGAACTCGTGCCGCGCACGCAGCACCCGTCGATGGTGGTGGTCTGCCGACTGGTGCCGCACAAGCAGGTCGAGTTGGCAATCGATGTCCTCGCACAACTACGCGACCAGATCCCCGACCTGACTTTGGACATCGTCGGTTCCGGCTATTGGCGCGCGGAACTCGAGAGGCACGCGCAGGCACGTGAGGTTGCCGACCGCGTCCTGTTCCACGGCTTCGTCGACGAGAACACCAAGCACACCCTCCTCGCACGTGCCTGGCTTTCCCTCATGCCCTCGCACAAGGAGGGTTGGGGTCTGACGATCGTCGAAGCCGGACTGCACGGCACACCGACGATCGCGTTCGCTCATGCCGGCGGCCCGAGCGAATCGATCGTGCACGGGATCAGCGGACTCCTCGCGCAGGACATCCACGACATGACCGAGCAGGTGCGGGTGCTGCTGACTCATCACGACCTGCGCGAGGAACTCGGACGCGGCGCCCGCAAGCACGCTCGTGGTTTCTCCTGGGAGGCTGCCGGTGAGCAGGTCCACCAGGTGGCTCTCTCGGTTCTGGGTCGTGGCAGCCGCCCGGCGACACCGTCCACCGCCAGGGTGAACTTCAAGCGCATCGATCAGATCGTCCGCGAGTACGAGATCGAGCGCAGCCTCTCCCGAACACACGCCTGA
- a CDS encoding glycosyltransferase family 4 protein gives MTRRLLWVSLPDQRARRELYWMSRMPDTKVTALAAQEPVGDITWVPSTYRRPIKRFIEAGAFAWVDGLERQPASEYDWVTSLELCSLVTGQASKYRRRASGRVKQAVITWENMPYQPLYRVPPYKQALESARGADLLLCMVDAARDHLLLNGFTDELIRVVKPGVDTEIFRPRRDGADRPQIVFTSPLAENKGIDRVLEALQIVRRSVPEATLVVAGQGPLRPLVEQAAADPSSGVSLAGQLDAHGVADLLASSAVFCTAPRPTWKWSEQLGLAYLEAQATGLPVVTTRCGTNDEAVHAPNLLVDDDAEALADGLLRFLQDTALRTSVGAHNRARMLAEHDLATQCARMGDAFADVERS, from the coding sequence ATGACCCGCCGGTTGCTCTGGGTCTCGCTGCCCGACCAGCGGGCACGGCGCGAGTTGTACTGGATGTCGCGAATGCCCGACACGAAGGTCACCGCGCTCGCCGCCCAGGAGCCGGTGGGCGACATCACCTGGGTGCCGTCGACCTACCGTCGCCCGATCAAACGCTTCATCGAGGCCGGCGCGTTCGCGTGGGTCGACGGGCTGGAACGTCAGCCGGCGTCCGAGTACGACTGGGTCACCAGCCTCGAGCTGTGTTCGCTGGTCACCGGCCAGGCGTCGAAGTACCGTCGGCGCGCATCCGGGAGGGTGAAGCAGGCGGTCATCACCTGGGAGAACATGCCCTACCAGCCCCTGTACAGGGTGCCGCCGTACAAGCAGGCACTGGAATCCGCACGGGGCGCCGACCTGCTGTTGTGCATGGTCGACGCGGCACGGGATCACCTGCTGCTCAACGGTTTTACCGATGAACTGATCCGGGTCGTCAAACCCGGTGTCGACACCGAGATCTTCCGCCCACGGCGCGACGGTGCCGACCGTCCGCAGATCGTCTTCACCTCGCCGCTGGCCGAGAACAAAGGGATCGACCGGGTGCTGGAGGCCTTGCAGATCGTGCGGCGCAGTGTCCCCGAGGCCACCTTGGTGGTTGCAGGTCAGGGGCCGCTTCGTCCGCTGGTCGAGCAAGCGGCGGCCGACCCTTCCAGTGGGGTGAGCCTCGCGGGACAACTGGACGCTCATGGCGTGGCCGACCTGTTGGCGAGTTCGGCTGTGTTCTGCACCGCCCCCCGCCCGACCTGGAAGTGGTCGGAGCAGCTGGGCCTGGCCTATCTCGAAGCGCAGGCGACCGGTCTGCCGGTGGTCACCACCCGCTGCGGCACCAACGACGAAGCCGTCCACGCACCCAACCTGCTGGTGGACGACGACGCGGAGGCGCTGGCCGACGGACTGCTCCGCTTCCTGCAGGACACCGCGCTGCGCACTTCGGTCGGTGCGCACAACCGCGCGCGGATGCTCGCCGAGCACGACCTCGCGACCCAGTGCGCGCGTATGGGTGACGCGTTCGCCGACGTCGAACGGTCCTGA
- a CDS encoding glycosyltransferase family 2 protein, translated as MNDRSVGNAMVTVVVPTRNNERTIEECLKSVVAQTYRPLELIVVDNHSTDATPQIAARYADRVLTGGPERSAQRNLGIEQAVGEWVLWLDSDMILPPKSIEVAVETALSTGADGVALPERTTGEGFWTACRALERECYLDQPWLHNPRLLRRDFLLGDGGFHLDMSGPEDADLRMRMLAAGARIELAPVVIDHDEGRLTLRDVMSKRYYYGRSIPAFAQQHEGAVGAQGKALIKAYVDNRARLARDPQHAAGMVALRSMEVVGYTLGARRGRRDRARDRAATGS; from the coding sequence ATGAATGATCGCTCGGTCGGCAACGCCATGGTGACGGTGGTCGTTCCTACCCGCAACAACGAGCGCACGATCGAAGAATGTCTGAAGTCGGTTGTCGCGCAGACCTATCGGCCGCTCGAACTCATCGTCGTCGACAACCACAGCACGGACGCGACACCGCAGATCGCGGCACGGTACGCCGACCGGGTGCTCACCGGTGGCCCGGAGCGCTCCGCCCAGCGCAACCTCGGCATCGAGCAGGCAGTCGGGGAGTGGGTGCTCTGGCTCGACAGCGACATGATCCTGCCGCCGAAGAGCATCGAGGTCGCGGTCGAGACGGCGCTGTCGACCGGGGCCGACGGGGTGGCGCTGCCCGAGCGCACCACCGGTGAAGGCTTCTGGACGGCGTGCCGCGCGCTGGAACGTGAGTGCTACCTCGATCAACCGTGGCTGCACAATCCTCGTCTGCTGCGCCGCGACTTCCTGCTCGGCGACGGCGGGTTCCATCTCGACATGTCCGGCCCCGAGGACGCCGACCTGCGGATGCGGATGCTCGCGGCCGGCGCCAGGATCGAACTCGCGCCGGTCGTGATCGACCACGACGAGGGACGTCTGACGCTGCGTGACGTGATGAGCAAGCGCTACTACTACGGGCGCTCCATCCCCGCGTTCGCCCAGCAGCACGAAGGAGCCGTCGGTGCGCAGGGCAAGGCGCTGATCAAGGCGTACGTCGACAATCGTGCCCGGCTGGCGCGCGACCCTCAGCATGCTGCCGGGATGGTCGCGCTGCGTTCGATGGAGGTCGTCGGATACACCCTGGGCGCACGGCGCGGACGCCGTGATCGAGCACGTGACCGGGCAGCAACCGGCTCATGA